ATTGCACGCTTTTGAACCGCACGACGACGGGCTGCGGTTCAGACCGTGTCGGCAACAAAAACTCATACCAATCGCCGTATCGGTTCACCTGTAACGGTAACGGTGTCAACCCTACCAACTGAAAAGCGTGCAGCAACCGCCGGTCCAGCCGTAACCGCAGGGGTGAGCGCCTGTCCGATTGAACCAACAACCGCATCTCCCAAGTGTCGCCGAGAACCACTTGGCGGGGCGCGACGGCGGTTAACAGCAAGCGAGGGGGTGTCGGGCGGGAAAAGATAGCGACGATGATGACGCTCAATGTTAGCATTAGCGACGCCGCTAACTGCCATTGCGTTTGGGGCGGCAGCCAAGCACCAGTCCGCCGAACGGAACGCACCGGTGCGTGATGCGGGCAGGGGAGAACCGTGCTGGTGTAAACGATGGGGTGTCCTTTAGCGCGCGGGCAAACTTGACCGTCGCCGGGGAAATGGCGACACAACCCGCACCGCAACAGGTGCTCGCCGCAAAAAACGCATCGCGGAAAATCCGGATGCGTTTCGTCCATCCATTCCCCACATCGGGGGCAAAGCAACGCCCGCATCGCACCGTCACCTCAGTCAGTGCACGGCTCGTTTTCAATTATGCCGCCAATGTATTAAACTTGGGCAACATCCGATGGCAACGAGGAGGTGGGCGACGCATGGATGAGCGGGAACACTTCCCGACGACCGATCCGGAAACACCGACAGCGTCCGTTCACAGCGAAGGGGATGAACAGGACACCGGCATTCGGGTTTGCCATGTGGAGAGCAAAACGCGTTACACGATCACGGCGCGCCTCCGACAAGGAGACGGGCTGATTTCGGTGGACGGCGAACCGATCACGGTGTTGATAGACCAAAATGTCGTCGCGCGGTTCGCCGAACTGATGCGCACATTGCAGCGGGAACGGTTGCGCCACTGGCACATTGACCTGCGGTTCAGCGACCCCTCGTGGCGCGAACGCTTGGCACCCGAAGTCGTCGCTTACGCGTTGAACGAAGCCTTAACTAACTTACTGGCGCGGTTGTAAAGAGGGGTCTAACCGAACGCGACCGCTAACAACTCGTCCAGTGTCGGTGTGCCCGTGCGGGCGCCCAACGCCCGTAGACAAAACGCAGCGGCAATTGTGCCCAACCGCTGACATTCGGGCAGCGGGCGCCCGTTAAGAAATCCCCACAAAAACCCCGCCGCAAAGGCGTCGCCGGCACCGGTGGTGTCCACGACATGGGCTTGCACGGACGGGGCAAACCGCCCTTTGCCGTTACTGCCGACCCAACTACCTTGCTCTCCGAGCGTGACGACCAACACCTCTACGCCTAACGACCACAGTTGCTGTGCGGCGGCTTCTAAATTTTCTGTGCCTGTCAGCGACGCGAGTTCGTGACGGGTCAAAAACAACACGGTGGCGCGCCTTAAAAGGCTTTCCAACGCGGCTGCGCCCCGCTGGGCATACAGCGTGCCCGGTGCGAAACTCACCAAAACATCTTTGGGCAGTTGTTGCACCAGCCATTGTTGCTGCTCTAACATCGCGTCCCCGACCAATGAGGACAAATGCACACACTCAGCGCGGGCGGCGAAATGGAGATCGGCTTCCGTCAGCCGTAGGGCTTTGTTAGCACCCGGCTGCACATACAGCGAGCGGCGCCCTTTGCTGTCTATCAGCCCGAGCACCCGCCCTGTTCGCTGTCCTTTTACGACGCGGATGTGTTGGGTGTCCACACCGACGCCTTGCAAATCGGCGATAATGTGTTGCCCTTCCGAGTCGTCGCCGACAGCACCGAGAAACCCCGTCGGTGTCCCCCACTTGGCGAGGGCGTAGATCGTGTTCGCTGCGGATCCACCTGGCGCTTCAAAACTCTCTTCCACGATACTTTCGCTGTCCGTCACCAGTTGCTGAACTTTGAACAAGCAGTCCCAATTGAGCGCGCCGCAGCCGACGACGGTCAAATTCGCCACAAGCGCTCACCCCAGTTTCGCCGCTTGCCCCCGCACTTGCTGACGGCACCGTCGGTGCACGGGCAAGGCATTTTGCCACTCGTCACCGTCCAACCAGTGGTAATACGCCTGCCCATCGTCTTGGCTTACCCGTCGTTGGAGCCATTGTTGAACGCCGTCTCGCCCCTCTTGAGCGAACGCGATGAGCACGGGTAAAATCGCTCGCAAATCTGTCGCTGCGATGCCGACATTGCCGTAAGGAAGCGCATACTCGTTGCCGTTGAACACGACGGCTAAACCGCCCGATTCGCGCACCGTGCGCAGCAAATGGGCGTCGGTGATACTATCACCGATGGCGACGCACTGGCTTAACGGCACGCCTGCCTGCTGGGCGAAGCGCTGCAACGCTTCGGTCTTGCGGCGTCCGCCGACCACTTTTAACTCCAACACGACGCCGATGGGGAACTTGACCAGATGCTGCCAGAAAAACTCGTCGCACAACCGTTTGAGCCCGTCATCGTCGTCGGCAGGACACTCCAAGATGCGGCGCTGCCACGACAGGATGAAACTGTAGGCGTCGTCGGTCATTGCCCCTTCCCACGCGGCGAAATCGACGGGCGTCGCCGCCACCAAATCGGGCGGGACACCGACGCGCCGCGCAACGCTCAAAGCGTGGGGGGCGTAACTGGTGGAAATGATGCAAGGTTGCCACCCGTGCGCCCAAATCGCCTGAACGCACTCTACCGCTCCCTCCGTCAGCGCCGCTCGTTCCGACACTTGTCGGATATGGTTCTCGTTGATCCCATGTGCCAGCAGGAAAGGCACGATGAGTTTGAGTGTGTCTCCGGCTTCGTAGTCGGGGCGCCCCGATAGCACTAACAGGTCGTCGTAGCGGCTCAGCCGCTCAAACAGCCGCCGTCCGTCTGGGATGAGCGACATCACCTCATAAGCGTTGTCCTGCGGCGAAAGCGGTCCTTCTAAGTCAAATGCGACCAACATCGTCGCTATCACCCGTCCCGTAAATATTTGGCGCTTCCAAGAACGCTTCCACCTCTTCAGTCAGGTCAACCCCGTGCGGCGCTGGCGAGTTGTGCCAAAGCACTTGCTTATCGCGCAGGTGTATCTCACCTTGCGCCAACTTTTTGAGCGTCAGCAAGATAAGGGGCAATTCGCGGCGCAACTCCCGTTGACGGATGGCGGCAAACAACGGTTCGCGTTCCCCTTCCGTTGCGATGATGGCGTCAAGGGTTTGGCGGCGCAACTTGACATCCAACGCCTCCCACAACGGGCGCAACTCTGGCGTTTGGAGGGGCAAACGGCAAAAACTGACGGGTGGACCGCTGTCCAGTTCAGGCGTGACAAGGTGGATTTGCGCCCCTGCCCATTGAGCGCGCTGACGGATGAGTTGCCAGATGACTTCCTGCCATGTCCCTTTCGGTCCACCCGGCAATGCGGGATGCAAATTGAGCAGCGTGTAGCGTTCGCAAAAATCGTCGCTGACGATGAGCATGTAACCCGCCAGAAACGAAAAGGGCACGCGGTCAAGAAAAGGCGCGAGGCGACGGGCAACCTCCTCGTGGTAGCGGCGCCGCCATTCCTGCAGCGTCGCTGAGTCGCCCTCTTTGCCTCGGCGCCACAAATCGGGCAGAAACCGACGGGACGAAAAAGCGATAAGCGGCAGCCCTTGCTGCTGCACGAACGCAAGGAACGCGTCGCTTTCTGGGGCGTCGCCGATTTCACGGTTGCAAAAAACAAACGCAATTTCAAGGGGCAAAAACCCGGCGCGGATAGCGTCCAGCGTCTTTCGCAGCAGCCACAGCGCCGCGTCATCGCGCCCCGTTGAAAACCAACCGATGGGCAGCGTCATTGCGCCTTCCCACTCCTTTGTGCACGCATCGCGTGGAAGGGGTGGGCAGCGGACCCGTCCTCCCAACGCTGTTTAAACCGTTCGCTCACTCCCACAAGGTCGTGGCTATTTTGTAATAGCAGCCGTCGGTCCGTCGCCGTTCACGACCAGCACCATCCCTATAGCGCGGTTTTCGGGGTCGGTCGGAGCACCGTAAGGCGCAACGGCATGCGCGGCTAAGCGTGGTCGTTTACCGTTCAAAGCGTCTGTCCAATTCCGCTTTCGTCAAAGCGATCAGGATGGGTTGGCCGTGCGGGCAGAGCGCTGGGTTGTCCAACGCCAACAGTTCGTCCAAAAGGCGCTGCATTTCCTCATGACTCAACACATCGCCGGCTTTGATCGCGGCTTTGCACGCCAATGTCGCCAGTAAATCGCGGAACAACTCGCCCGCGCCGGCGAAATGTCCTGCCATCAGTTCATCAACCAAATCGTGCAGTAGCCGTTCGTAATCGCGTTGGGCGATGGCGGCGGGGACAGTCCGCACCAGGTAAGTGTTGCGTCCGAAAGGTTCAACTTCAAAACCGGCTCGGCGCAACACCGCCAAGTGAGACTCCACGAACGCTGCTTGCGCTTGCCCCAAACTCAAGGTGAAAGGCACGACCAAGCCCTGCCGCGCTACTTCGTCTGTTTCCGCTTGTTCCAATAACCGCTCAAACAAAATTCGTTCATGCGCCCGATGCTGGCTGACGATGAACAAGTCCCCTTGCTCGTTCTCGGCAAGGATGTAAGTCACCGCCAATTGCTTAAGCGGGGTAAGCGCCCCAGGACGCGGAAGCAGCGCCGCTTCGCGAGAGGCTAAGCGCTGCGCTGCCAGTGGCGTGGCGGGTGAAGGCGGAACGGCTACCGTAGCGGAAGCAACCGGTGCGGCAGCGACTTCAGGTGGTGAGCCAGCGGAGGATGCGGCTGGCTCAACGGATGAAGACGGAGGTGGAGACACCGGCTCTTCGGGAACCGCTGCGCGCCCGAAACGCACGCGTAGCAAGGTGCGGAAATCGGTCAGGTCGCGTTGGGACGCAGTGGCTGGGGGAGAAGAAGGCGGTCGCAAAACGGTTTCGGAGGACGACACCGACAGGGCAACTTGCGTCAACGGGACGGCAGGCACAATTTGCCCTGCAACCAACGCTTCGCGCACCGCGCGAACGAGAACGCTTTGCACTTCCGCCTCTTTACGGAAGCGCACTTCAATCTTTGCAGGGTGCACATTGACATCCACCAATTCAGGTGGCAGGTCCACGAACAGGATGGCAATCGGTTGGCGCCCTTCGGGCAAAAAGCCGTGATAGGCGTGGCTGACAGCAGCCGTAAGGGTTTTGCTGCGGACAAAGCGGCGGTTGACGAAAAACCACTGATGGCTGCGGGTCGGCTTGCTGACTGTCGGAGGGGAAACGAATCCGTGCACCGTATAAGGTGGTTCGTGGTAGGCGACGGGCACCAATTGCCCTGCCAGTTCACGACCTACCACTTCCGCTAACGCCCCTTTGGGGTCGCCGGTCGGGACATGGCGCATTACCTCCCGCTCGTTGTGCTCCAGCGTAAAGGCGATGTCGGGGAAGGCAAGGATGTAGCGGCTGACGACTTCAGCGATGTGTGCAAATTCGGTGGACGCTCCTTTCAAAAACTTCAACCGCGCGGGCGTGTTGAAAAACAGGGCGGTGACGGTCACCGTCGTCCCTGCGGGGCAACCGGCAGGTTCTACCCTTTGCAAGATACCTCCTTCCATGACGACTCGGGTGCCGCGTTCAGCGGTGGGCGGGCGCGTCAGCAACTCCACACGGGCGACGGCTGCGATGGATGGCAAAGCCTCGCCCCGAAACCCCATCGTCGTGATGCGCCACAAATCATCGGCGTCGCGGATTTTGCTGGTGGCGTGGCGCTGAAATGCCAGCACCGCATCCTCGCTGTCCATACCACAGCCATCGTCGCTAACGCGGACGAGTTTTTTGCCTCCGTCCTCTACGCGGATGGCAATGCGCGTTGCGCCTGCGTCAATGGCGTTTTCCACGAGTTCTTTGACGACGGACGCCGGGCGTTCCACGACCTCGCCCGCAGCGATTTGGGACGCGACATCGGGCGGTAATTGCACAATACGCCCCAAATGTTTTCGCCTCCACCAACATTATACCCTGCGTATCCGCTCAACGATAGATGTGCTGGCGTCCTAATTTTGGCAGTAGCCACCGGTGATGGTAGGAACTGATTTGTTGTCGGAGGGCGCGCGCCGTTTTTTTCGGCGGTGCTTCGGAGGGCGCGTCTTCTGACGCGCCGAATGGCGGCTCAGGAGAGCCGCCCTCCGAATAAGCCTTTGGCGGTGGTTTGGAGGGCGCGTCTCCCGACGCGCCGTTTTTTTCGGCGGTGCTTTGGAGGGCGCGTCTTCTGACGCGCCGAATGGCGGCGGCTCAGGAGAGCCGCCCTCCGACCGAACCCATTTTTCAACACAGCAGTAGGAACAAAATTACCCCCTCTGCCTCTCACAGTCACAGCGACACCGTGTCACAACCCTTGAGGGGTGGCTTTTTGGGGTTGGTTTGGAACCTGCGGTTGAGTAGGTGCGCCTCCAATGGGCACTTCCACAGGTCTGTATGTGGCTCTGCGGGTGTGCCAAAACCATAGCCATACTCCTGCAGCGAGAATGATCAAAACCACCAGTGCTATAAACAACCCACGATTAACCTGCATCAACTGTCCACCTCACTGCACGATAGGCCGGAAAAGCCAATGGGCGCAGCCGTCCCACCAAGCACTTGTAGGGCGACCCGTGCCTTCATCCACTCTTGCCCAAGGAGACTGCTCCCAATGCCCAGGGTTGCGCTGCCATTTGACATGTCCATCAGCATGCATGTAAACGGTTCCTCCTGAATGCACTCGCACATCGCCAGGTAAGATGATGTTGCCACTGCCGTCCAACCACCAGTA
This window of the bacterium HR17 genome carries:
- the rbsK_1 gene encoding Ribokinase, with protein sequence MANLTVVGCGALNWDCLFKVQQLVTDSESIVEESFEAPGGSAANTIYALAKWGTPTGFLGAVGDDSEGQHIIADLQGVGVDTQHIRVVKGQRTGRVLGLIDSKGRRSLYVQPGANKALRLTEADLHFAARAECVHLSSLVGDAMLEQQQWLVQQLPKDVLVSFAPGTLYAQRGAAALESLLRRATVLFLTRHELASLTGTENLEAAAQQLWSLGVEVLVVTLGEQGSWVGSNGKGRFAPSVQAHVVDTTGAGDAFAAGFLWGFLNGRPLPECQRLGTIAAAFCLRALGARTGTPTLDELLAVAFG
- the purN gene encoding Phosphoribosylglycinamide formyltransferase, whose translation is MTLPIGWFSTGRDDAALWLLRKTLDAIRAGFLPLEIAFVFCNREIGDAPESDAFLAFVQQQGLPLIAFSSRRFLPDLWRRGKEGDSATLQEWRRRYHEEVARRLAPFLDRVPFSFLAGYMLIVSDDFCERYTLLNLHPALPGGPKGTWQEVIWQLIRQRAQWAGAQIHLVTPELDSGPPVSFCRLPLQTPELRPLWEALDVKLRRQTLDAIIATEGEREPLFAAIRQRELRRELPLILLTLKKLAQGEIHLRDKQVLWHNSPAPHGVDLTEEVEAFLEAPNIYGTGDSDDVGRI
- the mutL gene encoding DNA mismatch repair protein MutL, with amino-acid sequence MGRIVQLPPDVASQIAAGEVVERPASVVKELVENAIDAGATRIAIRVEDGGKKLVRVSDDGCGMDSEDAVLAFQRHATSKIRDADDLWRITTMGFRGEALPSIAAVARVELLTRPPTAERGTRVVMEGGILQRVEPAGCPAGTTVTVTALFFNTPARLKFLKGASTEFAHIAEVVSRYILAFPDIAFTLEHNEREVMRHVPTGDPKGALAEVVGRELAGQLVPVAYHEPPYTVHGFVSPPTVSKPTRSHQWFFVNRRFVRSKTLTAAVSHAYHGFLPEGRQPIAILFVDLPPELVDVNVHPAKIEVRFRKEAEVQSVLVRAVREALVAGQIVPAVPLTQVALSVSSSETVLRPPSSPPATASQRDLTDFRTLLRVRFGRAAVPEEPVSPPPSSSVEPAASSAGSPPEVAAAPVASATVAVPPSPATPLAAQRLASREAALLPRPGALTPLKQLAVTYILAENEQGDLFIVSQHRAHERILFERLLEQAETDEVARQGLVVPFTLSLGQAQAAFVESHLAVLRRAGFEVEPFGRNTYLVRTVPAAIAQRDYERLLHDLVDELMAGHFAGAGELFRDLLATLACKAAIKAGDVLSHEEMQRLLDELLALDNPALCPHGQPILIALTKAELDRRFER